A portion of the Microbacterium hominis genome contains these proteins:
- a CDS encoding NAD-dependent epimerase/dehydratase family protein produces the protein MSRIVVTGGAGRLGRSLVRGLADAGHELVSLDRAVSDATELAGIEQVAVDLTDADAAHAAVAGARADALIHLAAIAVPFSAPEDVIIRTNAALAVNAIGAGVAAGIPKIVAASSPTVLGYNAPAGWLPDRFPLDEDTAPKPWNAYALSKHLVEQTLAMFARQTGDATRFAAFRPCYVIAPEEWRGALTQQGHTVLERLADPALSAPALFNYVDARDVASFIDTLLHALPEIPNAEVFFVGADDALARRPLAELLPQFVPGSETLAAHLTGTAPAFSNAKAARLLGWRPARTWRGELGESPVDAFATPAAPTRKDVLA, from the coding sequence ATGAGCCGCATCGTCGTCACCGGCGGAGCCGGGCGCCTCGGGCGCAGCCTCGTGCGCGGACTCGCCGACGCGGGGCACGAGCTCGTCTCGCTCGATCGCGCCGTCTCCGACGCGACCGAGCTCGCCGGCATCGAGCAGGTCGCCGTCGACCTCACCGACGCGGATGCCGCGCACGCCGCCGTCGCGGGCGCCCGCGCCGACGCGCTCATCCACCTGGCGGCCATCGCGGTGCCCTTCAGCGCCCCCGAAGACGTCATCATCCGCACCAACGCGGCGCTGGCCGTCAACGCGATCGGTGCGGGCGTCGCCGCCGGCATCCCCAAGATCGTCGCCGCGTCCAGCCCCACGGTGCTCGGCTACAACGCCCCTGCGGGGTGGCTGCCCGACCGGTTCCCGCTCGACGAGGACACCGCGCCGAAGCCGTGGAACGCGTACGCCCTGTCGAAGCACCTCGTCGAGCAGACGCTCGCGATGTTCGCCCGCCAGACCGGCGACGCGACGCGGTTCGCGGCGTTCCGCCCGTGCTACGTGATCGCGCCCGAGGAATGGCGGGGCGCCCTCACCCAGCAGGGCCACACCGTTCTCGAGCGGCTCGCCGACCCGGCGCTGTCGGCGCCCGCGCTGTTCAACTACGTCGATGCGCGCGACGTGGCGTCTTTCATCGACACGCTGCTGCACGCGCTGCCGGAGATCCCCAACGCCGAGGTGTTCTTCGTAGGCGCCGACGACGCCCTCGCCCGCCGGCCGCTGGCCGAACTGCTCCCGCAGTTCGTTCCCGGCTCCGAGACCCTGGCGGCACACCTCACCGGCACCGCGCCCGCATTCTCGAACGCCAAGGCCGCGCGCCTGCTCGGCTGGCGTCCGGCGCGCACCTGGCGCGGCGAACTGGGCGAGAGCCCGGTCGACGCCTTTGCCACCCCCGCCGCCCCGACCCGAAAGGACGTGCTGGCGTGA
- a CDS encoding 5-dehydro-4-deoxyglucarate dehydratase — translation MNFDGILFFPVTPFDADGRVDDDLLRQHVSTTLEHSPGGVFPACGTGEFHALSADEAAHVVRVATETVAGRVPVVAGTGGPLGQAVALAKSAADAGADALLVLPPYLVGGPQAGLVAYVEAVAAASDLPVVIYHRGTAQYSVESVRRLARNPKVVGFKDGVGDVGLAQQIVRAVAEEGRDDFAFFNGLLTAELSQGAYRGIGIPLYSSAAFAMIPEVANAYYRAYVDGDEARRAELLDGFYAPLVRLRDETPGFGVSLIKAGLRLSGLAVGPVRAPLVDPTPAQEERLADILAAGRELL, via the coding sequence GTGAACTTCGACGGCATCCTCTTCTTCCCCGTCACCCCCTTCGACGCCGACGGCCGCGTCGACGACGACCTGCTCCGCCAGCACGTGTCGACGACCCTCGAGCACTCCCCGGGCGGCGTCTTCCCCGCCTGCGGCACGGGCGAGTTCCACGCCCTCTCGGCCGATGAGGCTGCGCACGTCGTGCGGGTCGCCACCGAGACCGTCGCGGGCCGCGTGCCCGTGGTCGCCGGCACCGGCGGTCCGCTCGGCCAGGCCGTGGCCCTCGCGAAGTCGGCGGCGGATGCCGGCGCCGACGCCCTGCTGGTGCTGCCGCCCTACCTGGTCGGCGGCCCGCAGGCGGGACTCGTCGCCTACGTCGAAGCCGTCGCGGCGGCATCCGATCTCCCCGTCGTCATTTACCACCGCGGCACCGCGCAGTACTCCGTCGAGTCCGTTCGCCGGCTCGCCCGAAATCCGAAGGTCGTCGGCTTCAAGGACGGCGTGGGCGACGTCGGACTCGCGCAGCAGATCGTGCGCGCGGTCGCCGAGGAGGGCCGCGACGACTTCGCGTTCTTCAACGGCCTGCTCACGGCGGAGCTCAGTCAGGGCGCCTACCGCGGCATCGGCATCCCGCTGTACTCGTCGGCGGCCTTCGCGATGATCCCCGAGGTGGCGAACGCGTATTACCGCGCGTACGTCGACGGCGACGAGGCGCGCCGCGCGGAGCTGCTCGACGGCTTCTACGCGCCGCTCGTGCGTCTGCGCGACGAGACCCCGGGGTTCGGCGTCTCGCTCATCAAGGCGGGGCTGCGGCTGAGCGGCCTGGCCGTCGGCCCGGTGCGGGCACCCCTCGTCGACCCGACCCCCGCACAGGAGGAGCGCCTCGCCGACATCCTCGCCGCGGGACGGGAACTGCTGTGA
- a CDS encoding mandelate racemase/muconate lactonizing enzyme family protein: MDAAGAATSATIASFDTRLVRVPLTRPWAADVTSVGVVATHVVRSDGVEGWGFSWTPQIGAEAVHALLAHDITAFAVGRSAAPDEMWLPAWQHLHEAGGGGVTTIALAGLDLALWDAAARAAHTSVSTLLGRTRSSVRAYGSGVNLHYSEDELVAQVRRWVEAGFDAVKVKVGKPDVHEDLDRMEAVREVLGPDRALMIDANQRWDLERATRSLEVLAAVAPAWIEEPLRADDLAGHAELAARLRSSSGIPIAVGENLHTAYRFDDFLRTGAAQIVQPNVVRVGGITPFLEVARISAAHGAALHPHLLPELSGPLALTLPDVPGVPAPMAEDVEDAGFGALGALQDPSPVAIADGTLIEVNHVGLGIRFS; the protein is encoded by the coding sequence ATGGATGCCGCGGGTGCGGCGACCTCCGCGACGATCGCCTCGTTCGACACGCGGCTCGTGCGGGTTCCGCTCACGCGCCCGTGGGCGGCCGACGTGACCTCGGTCGGGGTCGTGGCCACCCACGTCGTGCGCTCGGACGGCGTCGAAGGCTGGGGCTTCTCGTGGACGCCGCAGATCGGCGCCGAGGCCGTGCACGCCCTGCTCGCGCACGACATCACCGCGTTCGCGGTCGGGCGCTCGGCCGCCCCCGACGAGATGTGGCTGCCGGCCTGGCAGCACCTGCACGAGGCGGGCGGCGGCGGGGTGACCACCATCGCCCTCGCGGGGCTCGACCTCGCCCTGTGGGACGCCGCCGCCCGTGCCGCCCACACGTCGGTGTCGACGCTGCTCGGCCGCACCCGATCGAGCGTGCGCGCCTACGGGTCGGGCGTGAACCTCCACTACAGCGAGGACGAACTGGTCGCCCAGGTGCGCCGGTGGGTGGAGGCCGGGTTCGACGCCGTCAAGGTGAAGGTCGGCAAGCCCGACGTGCACGAGGACCTCGACCGCATGGAGGCCGTGCGCGAGGTGCTGGGGCCCGACCGCGCCCTGATGATCGACGCGAACCAGCGCTGGGACCTCGAGCGTGCGACGCGCTCCCTCGAGGTGCTCGCCGCCGTCGCCCCCGCCTGGATCGAGGAGCCCCTCCGCGCCGACGACCTGGCCGGGCACGCGGAGCTCGCCGCGCGGCTGCGCTCGTCGAGCGGCATCCCGATCGCGGTCGGCGAGAACCTGCACACCGCCTATCGCTTCGACGACTTCCTGCGCACCGGGGCCGCGCAGATCGTGCAGCCCAATGTCGTGCGCGTGGGCGGGATCACGCCGTTCCTGGAGGTCGCGCGGATCTCCGCCGCGCACGGTGCGGCCCTGCACCCGCACCTGCTGCCCGAGCTCTCGGGCCCGCTCGCCCTGACCCTTCCCGACGTGCCGGGCGTGCCCGCGCCGATGGCCGAGGACGTGGAGGATGCCGGCTTCGGCGCCCTCGGCGCACTGCAGGACCCCTCGCCCGTCGCGATCGCCGACGGCACGCTCATCGAGGTCAACCACGTCGGCCTCGGCATCCGCTTCTCCTGA
- a CDS encoding aldehyde dehydrogenase (NADP(+)) translates to MTTLTATTTVEQLDALAQAAEAAAPVWRAADAATRASWLRAAADALDAAIDELVAIADEETRLGETRLRGEVGRTSGQLRLFATVVEEGSYLELTIDDADPSATPPRPELRRMLTGVGPVAVFSASNFPFAFSVAGGDTASALAAGNPVIVKAHSGHPRLSERTAEVVAAALVAAGAPEGSLTLVTGREAGNALVQHPVIQAAGFTGSVAGGRALFDLASGRPDPIPFYGELGSVNPVVLTPAAVIARGEALAQGLVGSFTLGVGQFCTKPGVVFVPEGAGFEALVAGFAAGAAGGPLLTDRITDAFPSGIAHLEADPSVAIVAQGLPAADDAARPVVLSTDAAAVAARPETLLEECFGPVTLLVRYASQDDLLAALRAVPGSLTATLHSEDGDEVDDVLAVLERRAGRVLFAGWPTGVAVTWSQHHGGPWPATTSLHTSVGATAIRRFLRPVVFQDAPERLLPPVLRESALAALPHRRNGVLRVP, encoded by the coding sequence ATGACCACCCTCACCGCGACCACCACCGTCGAGCAGCTCGACGCGCTCGCACAGGCCGCCGAGGCGGCGGCCCCGGTCTGGCGCGCAGCCGATGCCGCCACGCGCGCCTCCTGGCTGCGCGCCGCGGCCGACGCCCTCGACGCCGCGATCGACGAGCTGGTCGCGATCGCCGACGAGGAGACCCGGCTCGGCGAGACCCGCCTGCGCGGCGAGGTCGGCCGCACGAGCGGACAGCTGCGCCTGTTCGCCACCGTCGTCGAGGAGGGCTCGTACCTCGAGCTCACCATCGACGACGCCGACCCGTCGGCCACTCCGCCCCGCCCCGAACTGCGCCGCATGCTGACCGGCGTCGGCCCCGTGGCGGTGTTCTCGGCCTCCAACTTCCCGTTCGCCTTCTCCGTCGCCGGCGGCGACACGGCCTCGGCACTCGCCGCCGGCAACCCGGTGATCGTGAAGGCCCACTCGGGCCACCCGCGGCTGTCGGAGCGGACGGCCGAGGTCGTCGCCGCGGCCCTGGTCGCCGCCGGCGCACCGGAGGGCTCGCTGACGCTGGTCACCGGGCGCGAGGCCGGCAACGCCCTCGTGCAGCACCCGGTCATCCAGGCGGCGGGCTTCACCGGATCGGTCGCGGGCGGGCGCGCGCTGTTCGACCTCGCATCGGGGCGCCCCGACCCCATCCCCTTCTACGGCGAGCTCGGCTCGGTGAACCCGGTGGTCCTCACCCCCGCCGCCGTCATCGCGCGCGGCGAGGCGCTCGCCCAGGGGCTCGTCGGCTCGTTCACCCTCGGCGTCGGGCAGTTCTGCACGAAGCCGGGCGTCGTGTTCGTGCCCGAGGGCGCGGGCTTCGAGGCGCTCGTCGCCGGCTTCGCCGCCGGCGCGGCCGGCGGGCCGCTGCTGACCGATCGCATCACCGACGCGTTCCCGTCGGGCATCGCGCACCTGGAGGCCGACCCCTCGGTCGCCATCGTGGCGCAGGGTCTGCCCGCCGCCGACGACGCCGCGCGCCCCGTGGTGCTGTCGACGGATGCCGCGGCCGTCGCCGCGCGCCCGGAGACGCTGCTGGAGGAGTGCTTCGGCCCGGTGACGCTGCTCGTGCGCTACGCGTCGCAGGACGACCTGCTCGCGGCGCTGCGCGCCGTGCCCGGATCGCTCACCGCCACGCTCCACAGCGAAGACGGCGACGAGGTCGACGACGTGCTCGCGGTGCTCGAGCGACGCGCCGGCCGTGTGCTGTTCGCGGGCTGGCCGACGGGAGTCGCGGTCACGTGGTCGCAGCACCACGGCGGACCGTGGCCGGCGACGACGTCGCTGCACACGTCGGTGGGTGCCACCGCGATCCGCCGGTTCCTGCGGCCGGTCGTGTTCCAGGACGCCCCCGAGCGGCTGCTGCCCCCGGTGCTGCGCGAGAGCGCGCTGGCCGCGCTGCCGCACCGCCGCAACGGCGTGCTGCGCGTACCCTAG
- a CDS encoding glycerate kinase: MPHTVVIAPDSFKGSIPAASAAAALAEGWTSARPDDRIRLRPMADGGEGTLDAFAAAVPGARRMPVTVTGPEASPVAASWLLLPPTPDAPAGTAVVELASTSGIELLGAPQRLRPLDADTRGFGEAIAAALAHGVSRLVLGIGSSSSTDGGLGMLRALGATAVDRAGLPVPPGGRGLAAVAAIDLSGLAALPAGGVQVLSDVTNPLLGAWGAAAVFGPQKGARPDDVVRLDAALARFADLVGPGRADPSTPGAGAAGGTGFGLIAWGASLVPGSPAVAELIGLHDAVEAASHVITGEGSFDGQSAAGKVPAHVGALAEDAGVPVALVAGRITADADVTAFAEAVSLTTLAGSPEAAMAEPATWLRAAGARLATTLGG, from the coding sequence ATGCCGCACACGGTCGTGATCGCCCCGGACAGCTTCAAGGGGTCGATCCCCGCTGCCTCCGCCGCAGCCGCCCTCGCCGAGGGGTGGACTTCGGCCCGCCCCGACGACCGGATCCGGCTCCGGCCGATGGCCGACGGGGGCGAGGGCACGCTCGATGCGTTCGCGGCCGCAGTGCCCGGTGCCCGGCGAATGCCGGTGACCGTGACCGGTCCCGAGGCGTCGCCGGTGGCGGCATCCTGGCTCCTTCTCCCGCCCACCCCTGACGCGCCGGCGGGGACCGCGGTGGTCGAACTCGCCTCCACGAGCGGCATCGAGCTGCTCGGTGCACCGCAGCGACTGCGCCCGCTCGACGCCGACACCCGCGGGTTCGGCGAGGCGATCGCCGCGGCGCTGGCGCACGGCGTGAGCCGGCTCGTGCTCGGCATAGGATCCAGCTCGTCGACCGACGGCGGACTCGGGATGCTGCGCGCGCTCGGCGCCACCGCCGTCGACCGGGCGGGGCTGCCGGTCCCACCGGGCGGGCGCGGGCTCGCTGCCGTCGCCGCGATCGACCTGTCGGGTCTTGCCGCGCTTCCCGCGGGTGGGGTGCAGGTGCTGAGCGACGTCACCAATCCGCTCCTCGGCGCGTGGGGCGCGGCCGCGGTGTTCGGCCCTCAGAAGGGGGCACGTCCCGACGATGTCGTGCGGCTGGATGCCGCGCTCGCCCGATTCGCCGATCTCGTCGGTCCGGGCCGCGCCGACCCGTCGACGCCGGGCGCCGGGGCGGCAGGCGGCACCGGATTCGGCCTCATCGCGTGGGGCGCGTCGCTCGTGCCGGGCTCTCCGGCGGTCGCGGAGCTGATCGGCCTGCACGACGCCGTGGAGGCGGCATCCCACGTGATCACCGGCGAGGGGTCGTTCGACGGGCAGTCGGCGGCCGGCAAGGTTCCCGCGCACGTGGGCGCGCTCGCCGAAGACGCGGGTGTTCCCGTCGCGCTCGTCGCGGGGCGGATCACCGCCGACGCCGACGTGACGGCGTTCGCCGAGGCGGTGTCGCTGACGACCCTCGCGGGTTCACCCGAGGCCGCGATGGCGGAGCCGGCGACATGGCTGCGCGCCGCCGGGGCGCGCCTCGCGACGACGCTCGGCGGCTGA
- the galE gene encoding UDP-glucose 4-epimerase GalE produces MSWLVTGGAGYIGAHVVRALAAAGIAPIVLDDLSSGHGGFVPEGVAFVRGSILDRDLVEQTLRAHEVEGVIHVAGFKYAGVSVQRPLHTYAQNVEGTRIVLEAMAAVGVANIVFSSSAAVFGTPDVPLVTEDLPKRPASPYGESKLIGEWLLRDQGIATAGTDTPLRHTSLRYFNVVGSGDPSVYDTSPHNLFPLVFEALIDGRTPKIFGDDYDTADGTNVRDYVHVADIAAAHVVAAQRLAAGEAVEPAYNLGSGDGLSVKQIMDAMARVTGIDFVPEVSPRRPGDPDRIVATGELAARDLDWKMRYSVDEMVRTGWEARRAAG; encoded by the coding sequence ATGTCCTGGCTCGTCACCGGAGGTGCCGGTTACATCGGCGCCCACGTCGTCCGCGCGCTCGCCGCCGCCGGCATCGCGCCGATCGTGCTCGATGACCTCTCCAGCGGTCACGGCGGCTTCGTGCCCGAGGGGGTCGCGTTCGTGCGGGGCTCGATCCTCGATCGCGACCTCGTCGAGCAGACGCTGCGCGCGCACGAGGTCGAGGGCGTCATCCACGTCGCGGGCTTCAAGTACGCGGGGGTCTCGGTGCAGCGGCCGCTGCACACCTATGCGCAGAACGTCGAGGGCACGCGCATCGTTCTCGAGGCGATGGCGGCGGTCGGCGTCGCGAACATCGTGTTCTCGTCGAGCGCGGCGGTCTTCGGCACGCCCGACGTGCCGCTGGTGACCGAGGATCTGCCCAAGCGCCCGGCCTCGCCGTACGGCGAGTCGAAGCTCATCGGCGAGTGGCTGCTGCGCGATCAGGGCATCGCGACCGCCGGCACCGACACGCCGCTGCGCCACACCTCGCTGCGGTACTTCAACGTCGTCGGCTCCGGCGACCCGAGCGTGTACGACACGAGCCCTCACAACCTCTTCCCGCTCGTGTTCGAGGCGCTCATCGACGGGCGCACGCCGAAGATCTTCGGCGACGACTACGACACCGCCGACGGCACGAACGTGCGCGACTACGTGCACGTCGCCGACATCGCCGCTGCCCACGTGGTCGCCGCGCAGCGCCTGGCCGCGGGCGAGGCGGTCGAGCCGGCCTACAACCTCGGGTCGGGCGACGGGCTGTCCGTGAAGCAGATCATGGATGCCATGGCCCGCGTCACCGGAATCGACTTCGTCCCCGAGGTGTCGCCGCGCCGGCCCGGCGATCCGGACCGGATCGTCGCCACCGGCGAGCTCGCGGCCCGCGACCTCGACTGGAAGATGCGCTACAGCGTCGACGAGATGGTGCGCACGGGCTGGGAGGCCCGCCGGGCGGCGGGCTGA
- a CDS encoding LacI family DNA-binding transcriptional regulator → MADVAARAGVSGQTVSRVVNGSPRVDPATRARVEAAMSQLGYRPHRAARALRTGRTQTLGLVVSTLETVGNFRMLQAVADAATERGYAVTVVTASGADALVDAFERLHDQGVDGAIVLNEATAIARGATLPSSLRLVIVDSAPDPRASIVQSDHAGGARAATEHLLALGHRTVHHLAGPADSFAAAERERGWRAALEAAGAAVPAPVRGDWTSASGHRAASRFADAAAGDIHTPRADAVTAVFAANDQMALGLLRGLAEAGLDVPGRVSVVGFDDVADAADYRPPLTTVRQRFDVLGERAVALLAEQDPAPDAAVAATVPTELVVRASTGAPAAR, encoded by the coding sequence ATGGCCGACGTCGCCGCCCGTGCGGGGGTGTCCGGGCAGACGGTCTCGCGCGTGGTCAACGGCAGTCCCCGCGTCGATCCGGCCACTCGCGCGCGCGTCGAGGCCGCCATGTCGCAGCTCGGCTACCGCCCGCATCGCGCCGCCCGGGCGCTGCGCACCGGCCGCACGCAGACTCTCGGGCTGGTCGTGTCGACGCTGGAGACGGTCGGCAACTTCCGCATGCTGCAGGCCGTCGCCGACGCGGCGACCGAGCGCGGCTATGCCGTCACCGTCGTGACGGCCTCGGGCGCCGACGCGCTCGTCGATGCGTTCGAGCGCCTCCATGACCAGGGGGTCGACGGAGCGATCGTGCTCAACGAGGCGACCGCGATCGCCCGCGGCGCGACACTGCCCTCGTCGCTGCGGCTGGTCATCGTCGACAGCGCGCCCGATCCGCGCGCGTCGATCGTGCAGTCCGACCATGCCGGCGGCGCGCGCGCGGCCACCGAGCACCTGCTCGCGCTCGGGCACCGCACCGTCCACCACCTCGCGGGGCCGGCCGACTCGTTCGCGGCCGCCGAGCGCGAGCGCGGCTGGCGCGCCGCGCTGGAGGCGGCCGGGGCGGCCGTGCCGGCGCCCGTGCGCGGAGACTGGACCTCGGCGTCGGGGCATCGCGCGGCATCCCGGTTCGCAGACGCCGCCGCCGGCGACATTCACACCCCCCGCGCAGACGCCGTCACGGCGGTCTTCGCCGCCAACGACCAGATGGCGCTCGGCCTGCTGCGCGGCCTCGCCGAGGCGGGACTCGACGTTCCGGGGCGCGTGAGCGTGGTCGGCTTCGACGACGTCGCGGACGCCGCCGACTACCGCCCGCCGCTGACCACGGTGCGCCAGCGCTTCGACGTGCTGGGCGAGCGCGCCGTCGCGCTGCTCGCCGAGCAGGACCCCGCCCCCGACGCGGCCGTCGCCGCGACGGTGCCGACCGAGCTCGTCGTGCGCGCGAGCACCGGAGCGCCCGCGGCCCGCTGA
- the galT gene encoding galactose-1-phosphate uridylyltransferase gives MPAASTTPAPAAVSLGAGVVKRATRLADGRELIYFDDPGTALGADRRVDARTLDPRPATATMRRDVLTGDWVSVAAARQNRAFLPPAELDPLAPQTPTNPSEIPSRYDVAVFENKSPSFGPALATAHGDAPAAVDAPLGLDDLDAPGLGRTRTSVGRCEVVCFSPEHAGSFGTQSRVRARTVIEAWADRVAALSALPGIEQVFPFENRGEAIGVTLPHPHGQIYAYPYVTPRTQGLLRSIEREGEDLFARILEFERASERVILAGEHWTAFVPFAARWPLEVHLMPHRHVADLAETSAAERDELAPLYLRLLRGVDALYDSPTPYIAAWHQAPVNVGRSSVRLHLQLTSPRRAADKLKFLAGSEAAMGAWIGDIPPEAAAARLREAVASIPEVTE, from the coding sequence ATGCCCGCTGCTTCGACCACGCCCGCCCCCGCGGCGGTCTCCCTCGGCGCCGGCGTCGTCAAGCGCGCCACGCGCCTGGCCGACGGCCGGGAGCTGATCTACTTCGACGACCCCGGCACGGCTCTCGGGGCGGACCGTCGCGTCGACGCCCGCACGCTCGACCCGCGCCCCGCGACGGCCACGATGCGTCGCGACGTGCTGACCGGCGACTGGGTCTCGGTGGCCGCGGCACGCCAGAACCGGGCGTTCCTCCCGCCCGCCGAACTCGACCCGCTCGCACCCCAGACGCCGACCAATCCGTCGGAGATCCCGTCGCGGTACGACGTCGCGGTCTTCGAGAACAAGAGCCCCTCGTTCGGACCGGCTCTGGCCACGGCGCACGGCGACGCTCCCGCCGCGGTCGACGCGCCGCTCGGCCTCGACGACCTCGACGCCCCGGGACTCGGCCGCACGCGCACGAGCGTCGGGCGCTGCGAGGTCGTGTGCTTCAGCCCCGAGCACGCGGGGTCGTTCGGAACGCAGTCTCGCGTGCGGGCCCGCACGGTGATCGAGGCGTGGGCCGACCGCGTCGCCGCGCTGTCGGCGCTGCCCGGGATCGAACAGGTCTTCCCGTTCGAGAACCGGGGCGAGGCCATCGGCGTCACGCTGCCGCACCCGCATGGGCAGATCTACGCCTACCCGTACGTCACGCCGCGCACGCAGGGGTTGCTGCGCTCGATCGAGCGCGAGGGCGAGGACCTCTTCGCGCGGATCCTGGAGTTCGAGCGCGCGTCCGAGCGCGTCATCCTCGCGGGCGAGCACTGGACGGCGTTCGTGCCGTTCGCGGCCCGGTGGCCGCTCGAGGTGCACCTCATGCCGCACCGGCATGTCGCCGATCTCGCCGAGACCAGCGCGGCCGAGCGCGACGAGCTCGCACCGCTCTACCTGCGGCTGCTGCGCGGCGTCGACGCGCTCTACGACTCGCCCACGCCGTACATCGCAGCCTGGCACCAGGCGCCGGTGAACGTCGGCCGCTCCTCGGTGCGTCTGCACCTGCAGCTGACGAGCCCGCGCCGCGCCGCCGACAAGCTCAAGTTCCTCGCCGGATCCGAGGCCGCCATGGGCGCCTGGATCGGCGACATCCCGCCCGAGGCGGCCGCCGCGCGTCTGCGCGAGGCCGTCGCATCCATCCCCGAGGTGACCGAATGA
- the galK gene encoding galactokinase, whose protein sequence is MTVSAATTTASALFAARFGSAPIGTWSAPGRVNLIGEHTDYNDGFVLPFAIQHRTHVALGTRPDGVIRVVSTFDDDAVEVALDALDAVFPDRRDEIVEWARYPLGVAWALLSAAGADPASVTGVDLAFASDVPVGAGLSSSAAIEGATAVALADTWGLDLDRVALARAGRRAENEAVGAPTGIMDQMASLLGRADAAIFLDCRSLEATTVDLGFEAAGLELLVMDTGVKHAHSTGGYGERRAACERGAAALGVPALRDVNEADLDRLAALVDEVTLRRVRHVVTENQRVLDTVRLVGAQGPAAIGDLLVASHASMRDDFEISVPELDTAVEAALAAGAVGARMTGGGFGGAAIALVARERIDAVREAVAAAFAAAGFAAPTQFTVAPSAGAARD, encoded by the coding sequence ATGACCGTTTCCGCCGCCACCACCACCGCGTCCGCCCTCTTCGCCGCGCGCTTCGGCTCGGCGCCCATCGGCACGTGGTCGGCGCCGGGTCGTGTGAACCTCATCGGCGAGCACACCGACTACAACGACGGATTCGTCCTGCCGTTCGCAATCCAGCACCGCACGCACGTGGCACTGGGGACCCGCCCCGACGGCGTGATCCGCGTGGTGTCGACCTTCGACGACGACGCCGTCGAGGTCGCGCTCGATGCGCTCGACGCCGTGTTCCCGGATCGGCGCGACGAGATCGTCGAGTGGGCGCGGTATCCGCTCGGGGTCGCGTGGGCGCTGCTGTCGGCCGCCGGCGCCGACCCGGCGTCGGTGACAGGCGTCGACCTCGCGTTCGCCTCCGACGTGCCGGTGGGGGCGGGCCTGTCGTCCTCAGCGGCCATCGAGGGAGCGACCGCCGTCGCCCTCGCCGACACGTGGGGACTCGACCTCGACCGCGTCGCGCTCGCGCGTGCAGGGCGCCGTGCCGAGAACGAGGCCGTCGGTGCGCCCACCGGGATCATGGATCAGATGGCGTCGCTGCTCGGACGCGCCGATGCGGCGATCTTCCTCGACTGCCGGTCGCTGGAGGCGACGACCGTCGACCTCGGCTTCGAGGCCGCGGGGCTCGAGCTGCTCGTGATGGACACCGGGGTGAAGCACGCCCACTCCACCGGCGGCTACGGCGAGCGCCGGGCCGCCTGCGAGCGCGGTGCGGCGGCGCTGGGGGTGCCGGCGCTGCGCGACGTGAACGAGGCGGACCTCGATCGCCTCGCGGCGCTGGTCGACGAGGTGACGCTGCGCCGCGTCCGTCACGTCGTGACCGAGAACCAGCGGGTGCTCGACACGGTGCGGCTCGTCGGCGCCCAGGGCCCGGCAGCCATCGGCGATCTGCTCGTCGCCTCGCACGCCTCGATGCGCGACGACTTCGAGATCTCCGTGCCCGAACTCGACACCGCGGTGGAGGCGGCGCTGGCCGCGGGAGCGGTGGGTGCGCGCATGACCGGCGGCGGGTTCGGCGGGGCCGCGATCGCGCTCGTCGCCCGGGAGCGGATCGACGCAGTGCGCGAAGCCGTCGCAGCCGCCTTCGCGGCGGCGGGATTCGCCGCGCCGACGCAGTTCACCGTCGCGCCCTCCGCGGGCGCGGCCCGGGACTGA